Proteins encoded together in one Streptomyces sp. B1I3 window:
- a CDS encoding serine/threonine-protein kinase, whose amino-acid sequence MEHAQGTGAGIVLAGRYRLGDVLGRGGMGKVWRAHDEVLHRTVAVKELTAGLYAAEADRVVLHARTQKEARAAARITHPGVVTVHDVIEYDNRPWIVMQYVDGPSLADTAKETGEVEAREAARIGLHVLSALRAAHSAGVLHRDVKPGNVLLARDGQVLLTDFGIAAIEGDSTITRTGELVGSIDYLAPERVRGGDPGPASDLWSLGATLYTAVEGHSPFRRSSPISTMQAVVTEEPPPPLRGGALEPVITALLRKDPADRPTAAETERMLLDAMKGRKPRAAQAHVPTQRMSGEDLHAFSTPDGSTARLDRQPFPAALVVPPTPASATRRGGGRWRTVLLVVAVAALIGGAAGFVAMKYAGDDRDTGGGTGERTVTGSTTPGPSPSSSDSKASPSLSAEDSQAVREIPEGWRRVEDPEGFVLAVPHGWTRQESGGQIDYTPDNGAHRIRISVDPQPDFDNSYLHMLSIEKDLSVRLPGYERLTLHSNTFRDRPGSEWEFTWVESKDHPGPRHGIDQMYFGETGGPEYALYMTGPEEDWAESRELFAAMLRSWQPPEQ is encoded by the coding sequence GTGGAACACGCGCAGGGCACGGGAGCGGGAATCGTACTGGCCGGGCGGTACCGGCTCGGTGACGTCCTGGGCCGAGGGGGCATGGGCAAGGTGTGGCGCGCCCACGACGAGGTGCTCCACCGGACCGTCGCGGTCAAGGAGTTGACCGCCGGCCTGTACGCCGCCGAGGCGGACCGGGTGGTGCTCCACGCCCGTACGCAGAAGGAGGCGCGCGCGGCGGCGCGGATCACCCACCCCGGGGTCGTCACCGTCCACGACGTCATCGAGTACGACAACCGCCCGTGGATCGTCATGCAGTACGTCGACGGGCCCTCGCTCGCCGACACGGCCAAGGAGACCGGCGAGGTCGAGGCGCGCGAGGCCGCCAGGATCGGCCTCCACGTGCTGAGCGCCCTTCGGGCCGCGCACAGTGCCGGGGTGCTGCACCGGGACGTCAAACCGGGGAACGTCCTGCTCGCCCGCGACGGGCAGGTGCTGCTGACCGACTTCGGGATCGCCGCGATCGAGGGCGACTCCACCATCACCAGGACCGGCGAACTGGTCGGCTCCATCGACTACCTGGCACCCGAGCGGGTACGCGGCGGCGACCCGGGCCCGGCGTCCGACCTCTGGTCGCTGGGCGCCACGCTCTACACGGCCGTCGAGGGACACTCGCCGTTCCGCCGTTCGTCGCCGATCTCCACCATGCAGGCCGTCGTCACGGAGGAACCGCCGCCGCCGCTGAGGGGCGGTGCGCTGGAACCCGTGATCACCGCACTGCTGCGCAAGGATCCGGCGGACCGGCCGACGGCCGCGGAGACGGAACGGATGCTGCTGGACGCCATGAAGGGGCGCAAGCCCCGCGCCGCGCAGGCCCATGTGCCGACGCAGCGGATGTCCGGGGAGGATCTGCACGCCTTCTCCACCCCCGACGGTTCGACGGCCCGCCTCGACCGGCAGCCCTTCCCCGCGGCGCTCGTCGTCCCGCCCACCCCGGCGTCCGCCACCCGGCGCGGCGGGGGCCGGTGGCGCACGGTCCTGCTGGTCGTCGCCGTCGCCGCGCTGATCGGCGGAGCGGCCGGCTTCGTGGCGATGAAGTACGCGGGCGACGACCGGGACACAGGAGGCGGCACGGGTGAGCGGACCGTCACCGGCTCGACGACACCTGGTCCGTCCCCCTCGTCGTCGGACTCGAAGGCCTCTCCGTCCTTGTCGGCCGAGGACTCGCAGGCCGTGCGGGAGATACCGGAGGGCTGGCGCCGCGTCGAGGACCCCGAGGGCTTCGTCCTGGCCGTCCCCCACGGATGGACACGGCAGGAGAGCGGCGGGCAGATCGACTACACCCCGGACAACGGGGCGCACCGCATCAGGATCAGCGTCGATCCGCAGCCCGACTTCGACAACTCGTACCTGCACATGCTGAGCATCGAGAAGGACCTCTCGGTGCGGCTGCCCGGTTACGAGCGGCTGACCCTGCACTCCAACACCTTCCGCGACCGGCCCGGCTCCGAGTGGGAGTTCACCTGGGTCGAGTCCAAGGACCACCCGGGTCCGCGCCACGGGATCGACCAGATGTACTTCGGCGAGACCGGCGGCCCGGAGTACGCGCTCTACATGACGGGGCCCGAGGAGGACTGGGCCGAGAGCCGGGAGCTCTTCGCGGCGATGCTGCGCAGCTGGCAGCCGCCGGAGCAGTGA
- a CDS encoding protein kinase, translated as MDDYAGRVLADRYRLPLPPSDAYELAETRAFDTYSGQEVLVRQVPLPEVVDAEVIDADGSAATARRATGRAVRRSTDPAVRRAIEAAQAAAQVPDHPRLDQVFDVFAEAGSLWIVSELVAARPLAALLAERPLNPYRAAEIGSDVLTALRVLHAHGWTHRNITIRTVLVCDDGRVVLTGLAAGAAEEALCGYVPVPQPDDEGAYGAPAVETGPTGPYEPPSQPSLPDALPGPEGTSAGVPAARPQAEIEAVRPPEEDGDRGRQELVPRPAPPAVPVAEPGAGSAAQLRAARAGAIAAYRAGARAAARANEGLPRDAVPGGGRPGEDEPHEDPSRTDRAYEGPAYVDRPHAGPAYVDEPHEDPSRTDRAYEGPAYVDRPHAGPAYVDEPHEDPSRTDRAYEGPAYVDRPSQARPQEESAAPPAAGERPRPAGPWGPAAEAPYAAMYEAGDDEDYEDEGDGDDDGPEDGEGPGGLLPPGRRVHLAGTWGDGPGAGRSVPAGGSAGSGEDALRADSRRMGSGPVERQDRLPQPVAARGASGGWDAVVATNGDTPAYRGPATPLAAERARQARIAVVGAVTERWAPEQAGPVHDNWQLAPPIGPSTDLWALGALLYRAVQGHAPYPEENAAELVQMVCAEPPAFAEDCGPLRPVVESLLRQDPTERPDFEELRGWLRSLVRSAPEPEAGTDVVPLPPADVTRLPVVRRRGELVRRRRGRGAAHGRHRQGRPQRYEKPARAPRAPKEPKVLRRQAPPVRQPDGRTPRRLGRLLLGLILLLLAAVVVYAVMFMPEEGSPSGARSGAPRPSGSAPAAPAEPEPEASGSAGASTGSDGSSGSQQPQTSHSAATLAPGHALRKDPEGFEIGVPKEWQRSPANADRQIRYGSDGFSVLIVPGRDTVKANGTDPLDYQRSSEPELKPFRESSWATSTGLRRVDVGRQAMAEGQFTWQESGGREVYVRNMVMIVDGRYHIIQAIGPESERDKVSDLYEQAISTYRVTS; from the coding sequence GTGGACGACTACGCGGGTCGGGTACTCGCCGACCGCTACCGCCTTCCGCTGCCTCCGTCCGATGCGTACGAACTGGCGGAGACCCGGGCGTTCGACACCTACAGCGGGCAGGAGGTCCTGGTCCGCCAGGTGCCGTTGCCGGAGGTCGTGGACGCCGAGGTGATCGACGCCGACGGATCGGCCGCGACGGCCAGGCGCGCCACCGGCCGGGCGGTGCGGCGGTCCACGGACCCCGCCGTCCGGCGGGCGATCGAGGCCGCGCAGGCAGCGGCCCAGGTTCCCGACCACCCACGGCTGGACCAGGTCTTCGACGTCTTCGCCGAGGCGGGATCGCTGTGGATAGTGAGCGAACTGGTAGCCGCCCGGCCGCTCGCGGCGCTCCTGGCCGAGCGCCCGCTCAACCCGTACCGCGCCGCCGAGATCGGCTCCGACGTGCTCACCGCCCTGCGGGTGCTGCACGCGCACGGCTGGACCCACCGCAACATCACCATCCGCACCGTCCTGGTCTGCGACGACGGCCGTGTCGTGCTGACCGGTCTGGCGGCCGGCGCCGCCGAGGAGGCGCTGTGCGGGTACGTGCCCGTGCCGCAGCCCGACGACGAGGGCGCTTACGGGGCTCCGGCGGTCGAGACGGGCCCCACCGGCCCGTACGAGCCGCCGTCGCAGCCGTCGCTACCGGACGCGCTGCCCGGCCCGGAGGGAACCTCCGCGGGAGTGCCTGCCGCACGCCCTCAGGCGGAGATCGAGGCGGTGCGCCCGCCGGAGGAGGACGGGGACCGGGGCCGGCAGGAGCTCGTCCCCAGGCCCGCGCCTCCCGCCGTCCCCGTGGCGGAGCCCGGGGCGGGCAGCGCGGCGCAGCTGCGTGCCGCCCGCGCCGGAGCGATCGCCGCCTACCGCGCGGGCGCCCGCGCGGCGGCCCGGGCCAACGAGGGCCTGCCGCGCGACGCCGTCCCGGGGGGCGGCCGACCGGGCGAGGACGAGCCCCACGAGGACCCGTCGCGCACGGACCGGGCGTATGAGGGTCCGGCGTACGTGGACCGGCCGCATGCGGGTCCGGCGTACGTGGACGAGCCCCACGAGGACCCGTCGCGCACGGACCGGGCGTATGAGGGTCCGGCGTACGTGGACCGGCCGCATGCGGGTCCGGCGTACGTGGACGAGCCCCACGAGGACCCGTCGCGCACGGACCGGGCGTATGAGGGCCCGGCGTACGTGGACCGGCCGTCCCAGGCCCGGCCCCAGGAGGAGTCCGCCGCGCCCCCGGCCGCCGGGGAACGCCCGCGGCCGGCCGGTCCCTGGGGCCCGGCGGCCGAGGCCCCGTACGCGGCGATGTACGAGGCCGGAGACGACGAGGACTACGAGGACGAGGGCGACGGGGACGACGACGGCCCCGAGGACGGGGAGGGTCCCGGCGGCCTCCTGCCCCCCGGCCGGCGTGTCCACCTCGCCGGTACCTGGGGGGACGGCCCCGGCGCCGGCCGCTCCGTGCCCGCGGGCGGCTCCGCGGGCTCCGGCGAGGACGCGCTGCGCGCCGACTCCCGGCGCATGGGCAGCGGGCCCGTGGAGCGCCAGGACAGGCTGCCGCAGCCGGTGGCGGCGCGGGGGGCTTCGGGCGGATGGGACGCGGTCGTCGCCACGAACGGTGACACCCCCGCCTACCGCGGCCCCGCCACTCCCCTCGCCGCCGAACGCGCCCGGCAGGCCCGCATCGCCGTGGTCGGCGCCGTCACGGAGCGGTGGGCACCCGAGCAGGCCGGGCCCGTCCACGACAACTGGCAGCTGGCCCCGCCCATCGGCCCATCGACGGACCTGTGGGCGCTCGGCGCCCTGCTCTACCGCGCCGTGCAGGGCCACGCGCCCTACCCGGAGGAGAACGCGGCCGAACTCGTCCAGATGGTCTGTGCGGAGCCGCCCGCGTTCGCGGAGGACTGCGGCCCGCTGAGGCCCGTCGTCGAGTCGCTGCTGCGTCAGGACCCGACGGAGCGGCCCGATTTCGAGGAGCTGCGCGGCTGGCTGCGCTCCCTGGTGCGCTCGGCTCCCGAGCCGGAGGCGGGCACCGACGTCGTGCCACTGCCACCCGCCGACGTCACCCGCCTGCCGGTCGTGCGCCGCAGGGGCGAGCTGGTGCGCAGGCGCCGGGGGCGCGGGGCGGCGCACGGCCGGCACCGGCAGGGCAGGCCGCAGCGGTACGAGAAGCCGGCGCGCGCCCCGCGGGCACCCAAGGAACCCAAGGTGCTGCGCCGCCAGGCACCGCCCGTCCGGCAGCCGGACGGGCGAACTCCGCGACGGCTGGGCCGGCTCCTGCTCGGACTGATCCTGCTGCTGCTGGCCGCTGTCGTGGTCTACGCCGTGATGTTCATGCCCGAGGAGGGCTCCCCCTCGGGGGCGAGGTCAGGGGCGCCCCGGCCCTCCGGCTCGGCCCCGGCCGCACCGGCCGAGCCGGAGCCCGAAGCGAGCGGGTCGGCCGGCGCGTCCACCGGTTCCGATGGCTCCTCGGGCTCGCAGCAGCCGCAGACCAGCCACTCCGCGGCCACGCTCGCCCCCGGACATGCGCTGCGCAAGGACCCGGAGGGCTTCGAGATCGGAGTCCCGAAGGAGTGGCAGCGCAGCCCCGCCAACGCGGACCGTCAGATCCGTTACGGCAGCGACGGGTTCAGCGTGCTGATCGTGCCCGGGAGGGACACCGTCAAGGCCAACGGCACCGACCCGCTGGACTATCAGCGCAGCAGCGAACCCGAACTGAAGCCCTTCCGGGAGTCCAGCTGGGCCACGTCCACCGGCCTGCGCCGGGTCGACGTCGGCCGGCAGGCCATGGCCGAGGGGCAGTTCACCTGGCAGGAGAGCGGCGGACGCGAGGTCTACGTCCGCAACATGGTCATGATCGTGGACGGCAGGTACCACATCATCCAGGCGATCGGCCCGGAGAGCGAGCGTGACAAGGTGTCCGATCTCTACGAACAGGCCATCTCCACCTACCGCGTGACTTCTTGA
- a CDS encoding serine/threonine-protein kinase, whose amino-acid sequence MSEAEQAREPQRDKDGRLLAGRYRLGEVLGRGGMGTVWRAADETLGRTVAVKELRFPSAIDEDEKRRLITRTLREAKAIARIRNNSAVTVYDVVDEDDRPWIVMELIEGKSLAEVIREDGTLTPRRAAEVGLAVLDVLRSAHREGILHRDVKPSNVLIAEDGRVVLTDFGIAQVEGDPSVTSTGMLVGAPSYISPERARGHKPGPPADLWSLGGLLYASVEGCPPYDKGSAIATLTAVMTEPVDPPKNAGPLEEVIYGLLVRDPEQRLDDAGARVLLNAVINAPERPAEPPADRTQIMALPTISGPKSGGKKASGTSGTSGAGAAGAAGAAGAAGAAGAASAGAAGAGAAGGATGGSPAGSASGAGVGATGSAAPAGPAIPAASASASSAGASGPGLGESTRERLRGALRSVRNAKAPVATASASASAPGGPPRPAGQPAPIRASITDVVPRRTLAVIAGVVVLAVLGTVLALTLGDDSAGDQGGKATGGTTASAGSTSGGGTDTGSGSGKGTDSGKDSGGDSGTGDGAKGGQGEDKGQASDDPSPAPESDAPGTGALPAGYKKVTNKQFHFTVAMPETFSFDKVAGANSGAIYNTDGGFPRLQVDYTSSPKDDAADAWKSAVSSVRGFSNGYRHIRIKTVEYNGYPTVADWDFSRIQDGMRVQVLNRGFKADATHGYSIMISCKQSEWDGAECRTLRETAFATFGSTD is encoded by the coding sequence ATGTCGGAGGCGGAGCAGGCACGGGAGCCCCAACGGGACAAGGACGGACGTCTCCTCGCGGGGCGGTACCGACTCGGGGAGGTGCTCGGCCGGGGCGGCATGGGCACGGTCTGGCGTGCTGCCGACGAGACGCTGGGCCGCACGGTCGCGGTCAAGGAACTGCGGTTCCCCTCGGCCATCGACGAGGACGAGAAGCGACGGCTGATCACGCGCACGCTGCGTGAGGCGAAGGCGATCGCGAGGATCCGCAACAACAGCGCGGTGACGGTCTACGACGTGGTCGACGAGGACGACCGGCCGTGGATCGTCATGGAGCTCATCGAGGGCAAGTCGCTCGCCGAGGTCATCCGCGAGGACGGGACGCTGACGCCGAGACGGGCGGCGGAGGTCGGCCTCGCCGTCCTCGACGTGCTGCGCTCCGCGCACCGCGAGGGCATCCTGCACCGCGACGTGAAGCCGTCCAACGTACTGATCGCGGAGGACGGCCGGGTCGTCCTGACCGACTTCGGAATCGCCCAGGTGGAGGGCGACCCGTCCGTCACGTCGACGGGCATGCTCGTCGGCGCCCCCTCGTACATCTCCCCGGAGCGTGCCCGCGGGCACAAGCCGGGACCGCCCGCCGACCTCTGGTCCCTCGGCGGACTGCTGTACGCGAGCGTGGAGGGCTGCCCGCCGTACGACAAGGGCTCGGCCATCGCCACGCTGACCGCCGTGATGACGGAGCCGGTCGACCCGCCGAAGAACGCGGGCCCGCTCGAGGAGGTCATCTACGGCCTGCTGGTCCGGGATCCCGAGCAGAGGCTGGACGACGCGGGGGCGCGCGTTCTGCTGAACGCCGTGATCAACGCGCCGGAGCGGCCTGCCGAGCCGCCGGCCGACCGGACCCAGATCATGGCCCTGCCCACGATCAGCGGACCCAAGAGCGGCGGCAAGAAGGCGTCCGGTACGTCCGGTACATCCGGCGCGGGTGCGGCGGGTGCGGCGGGTGCGGCGGGTGCGGCGGGTGCCGCGGGTGCCGCCTCTGCCGGGGCGGCCGGAGCGGGCGCCGCCGGCGGTGCCACAGGCGGCTCCCCGGCGGGTTCCGCTTCCGGGGCGGGCGTCGGAGCCACCGGCTCGGCGGCCCCCGCCGGGCCGGCGATCCCCGCCGCTTCCGCCTCAGCCTCTTCCGCTGGGGCCTCCGGCCCGGGGCTGGGGGAGAGCACGCGGGAGCGGCTTCGAGGCGCGCTGCGCTCCGTACGGAACGCGAAGGCCCCGGTGGCCACGGCCTCCGCGTCCGCCTCCGCGCCGGGCGGACCGCCACGGCCGGCGGGCCAGCCGGCCCCGATCCGCGCGTCGATCACCGACGTCGTGCCCCGCCGCACGCTGGCGGTCATCGCCGGTGTCGTCGTACTGGCCGTGCTGGGCACGGTCCTGGCGCTCACCCTCGGCGACGACAGTGCGGGCGATCAGGGAGGCAAGGCCACCGGCGGCACCACCGCGTCGGCCGGATCGACGTCCGGCGGCGGCACGGACACCGGCAGCGGATCGGGCAAGGGCACGGACAGCGGCAAGGACAGCGGCGGCGACAGCGGTACGGGCGACGGCGCGAAGGGAGGGCAGGGGGAGGACAAGGGCCAGGCGTCCGACGACCCCTCACCCGCTCCGGAGAGCGACGCCCCCGGCACGGGCGCGCTGCCCGCGGGCTACAAGAAGGTCACCAACAAGCAGTTCCACTTCACCGTCGCGATGCCCGAGACCTTCTCGTTCGACAAGGTGGCGGGGGCGAACTCGGGTGCCATCTACAACACCGACGGTGGCTTCCCGCGCCTCCAGGTCGACTACACCTCCTCCCCGAAGGACGACGCCGCCGATGCCTGGAAGTCAGCTGTGTCCTCCGTCAGGGGTTTCAGCAACGGCTACAGGCACATCCGTATAAAGACCGTCGAGTACAACGGCTACCCGACGGTCGCCGACTGGGACTTCTCACGTATCCAGGACGGTATGCGGGTCCAGGTCCTCAACCGGGGCTTCAAGGCCGACGCCACCCACGGGTACTCCATCATGATCAGTTGCAAGCAGAGCGAGTGGGACGGCGCGGAGTGCCGGACGCTGCGTGAGACGGCGTTCGCCACCTTCGGGTCCACCGACTGA